From Streptomyces sp. NBC_01754, a single genomic window includes:
- a CDS encoding ABC transporter ATP-binding protein: MLTAGAPVTRPVVLAARDLVKEYRRGTAVDGIDLTLHAGERLGLLGPNGAGKTTTLLMCLGAVEPDAGRVEILGHRLPRRRAEAMRGLGFVAGYLPLPDRVRVREYLRLYADLYGLRDPRAAVDEALARFGIEHLAVAIGTELSSGQRTLVGIAKAALHRPRLMILDEPTASLDPDIALRVRTALLALSAEQGTALLVTSHDMVEVERLCERVVFLHSGRIVADGTPGDVVKRFGRRDLEGVFLHLAEERDRERAAAP, from the coding sequence GTGCTGACCGCCGGCGCCCCCGTGACCCGGCCCGTCGTCCTCGCCGCCCGGGACCTGGTCAAGGAGTACCGCAGAGGAACCGCCGTCGACGGCATCGATCTCACCCTGCACGCGGGCGAACGCCTCGGGCTCCTCGGCCCGAACGGCGCCGGCAAGACCACCACCCTGCTCATGTGCCTGGGCGCCGTCGAGCCGGACGCGGGACGTGTCGAGATCCTCGGCCACCGCCTGCCCCGCCGCCGCGCCGAGGCCATGCGGGGCCTCGGATTCGTCGCCGGATACCTGCCCCTGCCCGACCGGGTCAGGGTGCGGGAGTACCTGCGGCTGTACGCCGACCTGTACGGGCTGCGCGACCCCCGCGCCGCGGTCGACGAGGCCCTCGCCCGCTTCGGCATCGAGCACCTGGCGGTGGCCATCGGCACCGAACTCTCCAGCGGTCAGCGGACATTGGTGGGAATCGCCAAAGCCGCACTGCACCGCCCCCGGCTGATGATCCTCGACGAGCCCACCGCCTCACTCGACCCCGACATCGCCCTGCGCGTGCGGACCGCCCTGCTCGCCCTCTCCGCGGAACAGGGCACGGCCCTTCTGGTCACCAGCCACGACATGGTGGAGGTGGAGCGGCTGTGCGAACGCGTCGTCTTCCTCCACAGCGGCCGCATCGTCGCCGACGGGACTCCCGGAGACGTCGTGAAGCGCTTCGGCCGGCGGGACCTGGAAGGCGTCTTCCTGCACCTGGCCGAGGAACGCGACCGAGAAAGGGCCGCCGCCCCATGA
- a CDS encoding PIG-L deacetylase family protein, whose amino-acid sequence MAPSTPSRTVVLSPHFDDAALSLAGLLPSLPGPVDVVTVHGGAPGPHAPVSWWDTRCGFSSAAEAHRARLDEDAAACALLGVGQIVLDHPDGPYAPEGATLHRLEALLRALPADTRILAPLGSNQPDHEAVRRLAVDVLADRGAPPPWVYADLPYTGHLPEWGEPGASEALARSSMCGLAYQDLLTTHRTTVRHTLALDDEQWAAKRAAVLCHGSQLAPIATDHGGFLARTGPLRAELIWSLEARDTARPAPEPAKAAAC is encoded by the coding sequence ATGGCGCCCAGCACTCCTTCCCGCACCGTCGTCCTGTCCCCGCACTTCGACGACGCCGCCCTCTCCCTCGCCGGGCTCCTGCCCTCCCTCCCCGGCCCCGTCGACGTCGTCACCGTGCACGGAGGGGCACCCGGCCCGCACGCCCCCGTCTCCTGGTGGGACACCCGGTGCGGCTTCTCCTCGGCCGCCGAGGCCCACCGCGCGCGCCTCGACGAGGACGCCGCCGCCTGCGCCCTCCTGGGCGTCGGACAGATCGTCCTCGACCACCCGGACGGCCCCTACGCCCCCGAAGGGGCGACGCTCCACCGACTCGAAGCACTCCTGCGTGCCCTGCCGGCCGACACCCGGATCCTGGCGCCGCTGGGCAGCAACCAGCCCGACCACGAGGCCGTCCGCCGCCTGGCCGTCGACGTCCTCGCCGACCGCGGCGCACCCCCGCCGTGGGTGTACGCCGACCTTCCCTACACCGGCCACCTCCCCGAATGGGGCGAACCGGGCGCGAGCGAGGCCCTGGCCCGCAGCTCCATGTGCGGACTGGCCTACCAGGACCTGCTGACCACCCATCGCACCACCGTCCGGCACACCCTGGCGCTCGACGACGAGCAATGGGCCGCCAAACGCGCGGCGGTCCTCTGCCACGGTTCCCAGCTCGCTCCGATCGCCACCGACCACGGCGGCTTCCTCGCCCGTACCGGCCCTCTGCGCGCCGAACTGATCTGGTCCCTCGAGGCGCGGGACACCGCGCGGCCCGCCCCGGAACCGGCGAAGGCGGCGGCGTGCTGA
- a CDS encoding DUF1796 family putative cysteine peptidase, whose translation MYDRCVGLGYHCESTYQIRRITHDPRAHFFDWLDLELDSVIEALDTDFRDVLRPGRSEPFDDGSCVLDRGSDIRFFHEFRAHAPHGRLTQTDIDRQLPSVRAKFAHLAQRWRTMVASDAHVLYVHHDAFDEAGPDDLRRLRATLAAQRPGHRFDVLWLRRTAPSRQAAASLPESVTWSTVPLLQGHWQGDDRAWDRALADRLAHRRTTPVEPPSRRSPLTG comes from the coding sequence GTGTACGACCGCTGTGTCGGACTCGGCTACCACTGCGAGTCGACCTATCAGATCCGCCGGATCACCCACGACCCACGGGCCCACTTCTTCGACTGGCTCGATCTCGAACTCGACTCCGTCATCGAGGCCCTCGACACCGACTTCCGCGACGTCCTGCGACCCGGGCGGAGCGAACCGTTCGACGACGGCTCGTGCGTACTCGACCGGGGTTCCGACATCCGCTTCTTCCACGAGTTCCGTGCCCACGCACCCCACGGGCGCCTGACCCAGACCGACATCGATCGTCAACTGCCTTCTGTGCGAGCGAAGTTCGCTCACCTGGCGCAACGGTGGCGCACGATGGTCGCCTCGGACGCCCACGTCCTGTACGTCCACCACGACGCCTTCGACGAGGCCGGACCCGACGACCTGCGCCGACTGCGGGCGACCCTCGCCGCCCAGCGCCCGGGGCACCGCTTCGACGTGCTGTGGCTGCGCCGAACCGCTCCGTCGCGCCAGGCGGCCGCCTCCCTGCCGGAGAGCGTCACCTGGTCCACCGTGCCCCTGCTCCAGGGGCATTGGCAGGGAGACGACCGCGCCTGGGACCGTGCTCTCGCCGACCGCCTCGCCCATCGGCGTACGACCCCCGTCGAACCCCCCTCCCGTCGCTCCCCGCTCACCGGCTGA
- a CDS encoding ABC transporter permease produces the protein MISFDTPAAVPPGSPALRPPVQASLHRVLAVARRHWLVLKRSPHRFFDVLVWPLVDTLLYGSIGLFAAQAAEAAGGVPGTTATVTVYLLGGTVLWHLVHQTQISLATGFLEETWSRNILGLLATPMRDWEYLAGVGLFALVRTAASTLAVAVLAFAAYAFDVTTLGVGLIPVAALLLACGWSVALLVVGLVLRYGSGAEALVWGALSVVMPLSGVFYPISTLPAALRPVAEALPTTHVFAVGRELAAGHGIPWRELGVATAGTVALIVLSLFALSRMLRTFRRRGLVTRYS, from the coding sequence ATGATCTCCTTCGACACCCCCGCCGCCGTGCCGCCCGGGAGCCCCGCCCTGCGCCCTCCCGTCCAGGCGTCCCTGCACCGCGTGCTGGCCGTCGCCCGCCGGCACTGGCTCGTCCTCAAACGCAGCCCGCACCGCTTCTTCGACGTCCTGGTCTGGCCACTGGTCGACACCCTGCTCTACGGCTCGATCGGGCTGTTCGCCGCCCAGGCGGCCGAGGCGGCGGGGGGCGTACCCGGCACGACGGCCACCGTCACCGTCTACCTGCTCGGCGGGACGGTCCTGTGGCACCTCGTCCACCAGACGCAGATCTCCCTGGCCACCGGCTTCCTGGAGGAGACCTGGTCCCGCAACATCCTGGGGCTCCTCGCCACCCCGATGCGTGACTGGGAATACCTCGCGGGCGTCGGGCTGTTCGCCCTCGTCCGTACCGCCGCCAGCACCCTCGCCGTCGCCGTACTCGCCTTCGCCGCGTACGCCTTCGACGTCACCACGCTCGGCGTCGGGCTGATCCCCGTGGCCGCCCTGCTGCTCGCCTGCGGCTGGTCGGTGGCCCTGCTGGTCGTCGGACTGGTGCTGCGCTACGGAAGCGGTGCCGAGGCACTCGTCTGGGGAGCCCTGTCCGTCGTGATGCCGCTGTCCGGTGTCTTCTACCCGATCTCCACCCTGCCCGCGGCCCTGCGCCCGGTCGCCGAAGCGCTCCCCACCACCCACGTGTTCGCGGTGGGCAGAGAACTGGCCGCCGGCCACGGCATCCCCTGGCGGGAACTCGGTGTCGCCACCGCCGGCACCGTCGCGCTCATCGTACTCAGCCTCTTCGCCCTCTCCCGCATGCTGCGCACCTTCCGGCGCAGGGGGCTGGTCACCCGCTATTCCTGA
- a CDS encoding NUDIX hydrolase, with translation MKTTYRPAARVLCLDSAHRLLLLRWRDPVDGARLWEPPGGGVEPGETPLVAARRELAEETGLDPAAVLDRSVPIRRDVRWKGERHIGTESFFVAHYAEERPSVVRTGLLPEERSTLETHAWIAWAELGVLRDRVEPPRLLAVLGTLAPDCPWCAGPQP, from the coding sequence GTGAAGACGACGTATCGGCCCGCGGCGCGGGTTCTGTGCCTGGACTCCGCCCACCGCCTCCTTCTCCTGCGGTGGCGGGACCCGGTGGACGGTGCCCGGCTGTGGGAGCCGCCCGGTGGGGGCGTCGAGCCCGGCGAGACACCGCTGGTGGCAGCGCGACGCGAACTGGCGGAAGAGACCGGTCTTGACCCGGCGGCGGTTCTCGACCGATCGGTGCCCATCCGTCGTGACGTCCGGTGGAAAGGCGAGCGGCACATCGGAACGGAGTCGTTCTTCGTCGCGCATTACGCGGAAGAACGACCGTCGGTGGTGCGGACGGGGCTGCTGCCCGAGGAGCGGTCCACCTTGGAGACGCACGCCTGGATCGCGTGGGCGGAACTGGGCGTGCTGCGAGACCGGGTCGAACCGCCGCGGCTTCTGGCGGTGCTCGGCACCCTGGCGCCGGACTGCCCCTGGTGTGCCGGTCCCCAGCCGTGA